Proteins from a single region of Allocatelliglobosispora scoriae:
- a CDS encoding SdrD B-like domain-containing protein: protein MRVGIALRVAVAAAVGMLVVLAGAPAQAKTTITVTLTLARSQYADGEEIRPTAKLNGLVANPAITGQLRFERYASPGCNGSRSTLSTPNAGGGTITGPNYSSGDLGRHSMKVTYPGDTNYNPAASSCVDYAQQRQSQVGTDLPKQTFTTSEQIRPSVTLNNVQANAGGSVEYQRWVGSNGCTGPAATLGSSPVVNRVVQQSFDHQDGKLGVHEYRARYSGDDDNRAADSSCEAYLVGTHIRGRLFVDTDADGVLDGGEPGLGNVQIALRKGAASVAMTDTAADGAYEFFVTEAATFTVAPNRLGDYRATTPEKLDVPVSGPPVTGRNFGIAKIVASPSASSSTSESPSPSPSQSESPSAEPSPTEEPVPSEEAVSEPVDLPSPAGPPGGLSDIGIYGLFCGGAVVIIGSALLVLTLRRRPDRLGDL from the coding sequence GTGAGGGTTGGGATCGCGCTGAGAGTCGCCGTCGCCGCTGCGGTGGGGATGCTGGTCGTGCTGGCCGGGGCTCCGGCCCAGGCGAAGACCACGATCACCGTCACGCTGACGCTGGCGCGCTCGCAGTACGCCGACGGCGAGGAGATCCGCCCGACCGCCAAGCTCAACGGGCTGGTCGCCAACCCGGCGATCACCGGTCAGCTGCGCTTCGAGCGTTACGCATCGCCGGGCTGCAATGGCAGCAGGTCCACTCTCTCCACGCCCAACGCGGGCGGGGGCACGATCACCGGACCCAACTACAGCAGCGGTGATCTGGGCCGGCACAGCATGAAGGTGACCTACCCGGGCGACACCAACTACAACCCGGCGGCGAGTTCCTGCGTGGACTACGCCCAGCAGCGGCAGTCGCAGGTCGGCACGGATCTGCCGAAGCAGACCTTCACCACCTCCGAGCAGATCCGGCCCTCGGTCACGCTGAACAATGTGCAGGCCAACGCCGGTGGGTCGGTGGAGTACCAGCGCTGGGTCGGCTCCAACGGCTGCACCGGCCCGGCCGCGACGCTCGGCTCCAGCCCGGTCGTCAACAGGGTGGTCCAGCAGTCCTTCGACCACCAGGACGGCAAGCTGGGCGTGCACGAATACCGGGCCCGTTACTCCGGCGACGACGACAACCGCGCGGCCGATTCGTCCTGCGAGGCCTATCTGGTGGGTACGCACATCCGGGGCCGCCTGTTCGTCGACACCGACGCGGACGGCGTCCTCGACGGCGGCGAGCCGGGGCTGGGCAACGTGCAGATCGCCCTGCGCAAGGGTGCCGCGAGCGTCGCGATGACCGACACGGCCGCCGACGGCGCATACGAGTTCTTCGTGACCGAGGCGGCGACCTTCACCGTGGCGCCCAACCGTCTGGGCGACTATCGCGCCACCACGCCGGAGAAGCTGGACGTGCCGGTCAGCGGCCCGCCCGTGACCGGTCGCAACTTCGGCATCGCGAAGATCGTGGCGTCACCGTCGGCCTCGTCGAGCACATCGGAGTCGCCGAGCCCGTCGCCCAGCCAGTCGGAGAGCCCGAGCGCGGAGCCGAGCCCCACCGAGGAGCCGGTGCCGTCGGAGGAGGCGGTCTCGGAGCCCGTCGACCTCCCGTCGCCCGCCGGTCCGCCCGGCGGCCTCAGCGACATCGGCATCTACGGCCTCTTCTGCGGCGGAGCCGTGGTGATCATCGGCTCGGCACTGCTGGTCCTGACCCTGCGCCGACGCCCCGACCGCCTGGGCGATCTTTAG
- a CDS encoding acyl-CoA-like ligand-binding transcription factor, which yields MNSAGPPEPTPGLRERKKAKTRRTIQEQALRLFAEQGYEGTTVEQIAEAAEVSPSTFFRYFPTKEDVVLRDEYDPLLVEAFLRQPLDVRPVPALRAAMREVLADLYPQIGDEVYRRTKLQMEVPALRARMMEQQLETLEMFSQGLARRSGRAASDLGVRTFAGAFVGATLAAILAWMDSDGAASLPDLLDECLAHLEDGLVG from the coding sequence ATGAACTCAGCCGGACCCCCTGAACCGACGCCGGGACTGCGCGAGCGCAAGAAGGCGAAGACTCGGCGGACGATCCAGGAGCAGGCCCTGCGATTGTTCGCCGAGCAGGGCTACGAGGGCACCACGGTGGAGCAGATCGCCGAGGCGGCCGAGGTGTCGCCGAGCACCTTCTTCCGCTACTTCCCCACCAAGGAGGACGTCGTCCTGCGCGACGAGTACGACCCGCTCCTCGTCGAGGCGTTCCTGCGGCAGCCGCTGGATGTGCGGCCGGTCCCGGCGCTGCGGGCGGCGATGCGGGAGGTGCTGGCCGATCTCTATCCGCAGATCGGCGACGAGGTCTACCGCCGCACCAAACTGCAGATGGAGGTCCCGGCGCTGCGGGCCCGGATGATGGAGCAGCAGCTCGAAACGCTGGAGATGTTCTCGCAGGGGCTGGCCCGGCGCAGCGGGCGGGCGGCGAGCGACCTCGGTGTGCGTACCTTCGCGGGGGCTTTCGTCGGTGCGACGCTCGCGGCGATTCTCGCCTGGATGGACTCCGACGGCGCCGCGTCCCTGCCCGACCTGCTCGACGAGTGCCTCGCCCACCTGGAGGACGGGCTCGTCGGCTAA
- a CDS encoding DHA2 family efflux MFS transporter permease subunit: MQTSTSSPRRWWALAALALSVLVVGLDGTVLNVALPTLARDLGAGTDDLQWIIDAYLVVLAALMLPAGLLGDRLGRKKLLLTGLALFLGASLAAAFAGGTAALIAARAAMGIGAAIILPVSMAILPSIFPPDERGRAIAIWTGGTALGLPLGPILGGWLLEHFWWGSVFLINVPVIGLALVMATMLLPESKDPQGRRLDPLGVALAVAGLGGIVFGVIQAPADGWADPTVLATLIGGALALGGFVTLQLRSRQPMVELRLFRQPIFVWGTVSAAFVSLTLVGLLFVTPQYLQVVLGNGAFGTGLRLVPLIGGLLVGGLASERLTKRLGVRTVVSAGMLVLAAGFALGAQTTTTGGYAEAARWLTVVGLGIGLTLPPIMDAVLAAVPEEQAGAGSGLLQALRQVGGALGVATLGSLLSFAYARDLDTSGLPAQAATAAEDSITGAVAVAQRLGDQALLSSAQAAFIHGMNVVLVASAIGAVLGAILIAVFMPGRPAPTPAASENGTHELSRTP; the protein is encoded by the coding sequence ATGCAGACTTCCACTTCCTCGCCGCGCCGCTGGTGGGCGCTCGCAGCGCTCGCCCTCTCCGTCCTCGTCGTCGGCCTCGACGGCACCGTGCTCAACGTCGCCCTGCCGACGCTCGCCCGCGATCTCGGCGCGGGAACCGACGACCTTCAATGGATCATCGATGCCTACCTCGTGGTGCTCGCCGCCCTGATGCTGCCCGCCGGCCTCCTCGGCGATCGACTGGGCCGCAAGAAACTCCTGCTCACCGGGCTTGCCCTCTTCCTCGGTGCCTCGCTCGCGGCGGCGTTCGCGGGCGGCACCGCAGCACTGATCGCGGCTCGCGCGGCGATGGGCATCGGCGCGGCGATCATCCTGCCGGTCTCGATGGCGATCCTGCCGAGCATCTTCCCGCCCGACGAGCGGGGCCGGGCCATCGCGATCTGGACCGGCGGCACCGCCCTCGGACTACCGCTCGGCCCGATCCTCGGCGGCTGGCTGCTGGAGCACTTCTGGTGGGGCTCGGTCTTCCTGATCAACGTGCCGGTGATCGGCCTCGCGCTGGTCATGGCCACGATGCTGCTGCCCGAGTCGAAGGACCCGCAGGGCCGCCGCCTCGACCCGCTCGGCGTCGCACTCGCCGTCGCCGGGCTCGGCGGCATCGTCTTCGGCGTGATCCAGGCACCCGCCGACGGCTGGGCCGACCCGACCGTGCTCGCCACGCTCATCGGGGGCGCGCTCGCCCTCGGCGGCTTCGTCACCCTGCAGCTCCGCTCGCGGCAGCCCATGGTCGAGCTCCGCCTCTTCCGCCAGCCGATCTTCGTCTGGGGCACCGTCAGCGCGGCCTTCGTCTCGCTCACCCTCGTCGGCCTGCTCTTCGTCACCCCGCAGTACCTCCAGGTCGTGCTCGGCAACGGCGCTTTCGGCACCGGCCTGCGCCTCGTCCCGCTCATCGGCGGTCTGCTCGTCGGCGGCCTCGCCTCCGAGCGCCTGACCAAGCGGCTCGGCGTCCGGACCGTCGTCAGCGCGGGCATGCTCGTCCTCGCCGCGGGCTTCGCCCTCGGCGCCCAAACCACCACCACCGGTGGGTACGCCGAAGCAGCGCGCTGGCTCACCGTGGTCGGTCTCGGCATCGGACTGACCCTGCCGCCCATCATGGACGCCGTCCTCGCCGCCGTCCCCGAGGAGCAGGCCGGAGCCGGTTCAGGGCTGCTGCAGGCACTCCGCCAGGTCGGCGGAGCCCTCGGCGTCGCCACCCTGGGCAGCCTGCTCTCCTTCGCCTACGCCCGGGACCTCGACACCTCCGGGCTGCCCGCGCAGGCTGCGACGGCCGCCGAGGACTCGATCACCGGCGCGGTCGCCGTGGCTCAGCGCCTCGGTGATCAGGCACTGCTCTCCTCCGCGCAGGCGGCCTTCATCCACGGCATGAACGTCGTCCTGGTCGCCAGCGCGATCGGTGCGGTGCTCGGCGCGATCCTCATCGCCGTCTTCATGCCGGGCCGCCCTGCGCCCACCCCGGCGGCGAGCGAGAATGGCACGCATGAACTCAGCCGGACCCCCTGA
- a CDS encoding M14 family metallopeptidase: MRIRARRARVCTVALIGAIALVVPGQIPASAEPKATPANPASATADRLSVYVGEVTSEQLAEFRKLGLDHEDVNSSRVVNGKVAVEAVLSGREAAKLASRGLKLTEKVVNTKRSLAAAEGVFRTYSAPGGIRDELSAAAAAHPGIAKLETIGTTIQGKPIRALKVTKNARYTPDGTRPAVLYMGGQHAREWITPEMTRRLMHRFLDGYGTDAELTQLVNTRELWFVPVANPDGYDFTFTDGNRLWRKNLRDNDGDGTIVPGDGVDPNRNYAYKWGYDEEGSSADPANETFRGRGPNSEPETKAIDALGKRIRFEYMINYHSAAELLLYGVGWQVSTPSPDDVINIALAGDDTVSAIPGYDPDLSAELYTTNGDTDSHLGAKYGTLGFTPEMSTCTTVSNLFPDDEWLAEDCQSDFNFPDDEALIQAEFLKNIPFALSLAKSAATPDSPISALGRTTPDFVVDAFDTSYGKEQLVATDARKSLRAKTVHWKVNGGRTKTAGVKEWKGGERYGDDGTDYYAEYRGKVTGTKAGDSVEVWFSGISVRPGHRGLVTSEHFTYRVAGDIGGKVLILATEDVTGLSPAQTGTSAKYAATIAASVNAAGYSTDIYDFDTSGRKAPHPLGVLSHYKAIVWETGDDIILRNQGQVGGTTAKAALDTELAVRDYLNEGGKLLATGQYSQYAPSANGAYFYNPYAPPECTTPNAAPCLAVFNDFQQYYLGAYVYVDDAGTLDDGSIYPVGGKTGAFTGFNGTLNGAGSAGNQGHSASFLTTSSFLAPSQFPQFPSVAGTGWTRPGGSPFDPHTGAYYVYSGQSDAAYKRLSKTVDLTASATGELRFWSSYDVEEDWDFLVVEAHEVGTDNWTTLPDVGGNTVTEAGQSCASGWSDLHPFITHYQTPDCTPTGTTGTWNALTGSSGGWTELAYDLSAYAGKKVEVSISYVSDWSTQGLGVFIDDATITAGGTTSFEADLGGWTVAGPPAGSGPTATDFKRTQTAFTEASTVVTPDTVYTGFGIEGFSPAERNSFVKRSLKHLLGY; the protein is encoded by the coding sequence ATGAGGATCAGAGCACGTAGGGCAAGGGTGTGCACGGTCGCGCTCATCGGCGCGATCGCACTCGTAGTGCCGGGGCAGATCCCGGCGTCGGCCGAACCCAAGGCGACCCCGGCGAACCCGGCGAGCGCTACGGCCGACCGGCTGTCCGTCTACGTCGGAGAGGTCACGTCCGAGCAGCTCGCGGAGTTCCGCAAGCTCGGACTCGACCACGAGGACGTCAACAGCAGCCGGGTCGTCAACGGCAAGGTGGCGGTGGAGGCGGTCCTCAGCGGGCGCGAGGCCGCGAAGCTGGCGTCACGCGGGCTCAAGCTGACCGAAAAGGTCGTCAACACGAAGCGGTCGCTCGCCGCCGCCGAGGGCGTGTTCCGCACCTACAGCGCGCCCGGCGGCATCCGGGACGAGCTCTCGGCGGCTGCCGCGGCGCACCCGGGCATCGCCAAGCTGGAGACGATCGGCACGACGATCCAGGGCAAGCCGATCCGCGCGCTGAAGGTCACGAAGAACGCGCGGTACACCCCCGACGGCACGCGGCCGGCCGTGCTCTACATGGGCGGCCAGCACGCCCGTGAGTGGATCACGCCCGAGATGACGCGGCGGCTGATGCACCGCTTCCTCGACGGTTACGGCACCGACGCGGAGCTCACTCAGCTCGTCAACACCCGGGAGCTGTGGTTCGTGCCGGTCGCCAACCCGGACGGCTACGACTTCACCTTCACCGACGGCAACCGGCTGTGGCGCAAGAACCTGCGCGACAACGACGGCGACGGCACGATCGTCCCCGGCGACGGCGTCGACCCGAACCGCAACTACGCCTACAAGTGGGGATATGACGAGGAGGGCTCGTCGGCGGACCCGGCGAACGAGACCTTCCGCGGCCGCGGCCCCAACTCCGAGCCGGAGACGAAGGCGATCGACGCGCTCGGCAAGCGCATCCGCTTCGAATACATGATCAATTACCACTCCGCCGCCGAGCTGCTGCTCTACGGCGTGGGCTGGCAGGTCAGCACCCCGAGCCCGGACGATGTCATCAACATCGCGCTCGCCGGCGACGACACCGTCTCGGCCATCCCGGGCTACGACCCCGACCTCTCCGCCGAGCTCTACACCACCAACGGCGACACCGACAGCCACCTCGGCGCGAAATACGGCACCCTCGGCTTCACCCCCGAGATGTCGACCTGCACCACCGTCTCCAACCTGTTCCCCGACGACGAATGGCTCGCCGAGGACTGCCAGAGCGACTTCAACTTCCCCGACGACGAGGCCCTGATCCAGGCGGAGTTCCTCAAGAACATCCCGTTCGCGCTCTCGCTCGCCAAGTCGGCGGCGACGCCGGACAGCCCGATCTCGGCGCTCGGCCGCACCACGCCGGACTTCGTCGTCGACGCGTTCGACACGTCTTACGGCAAGGAGCAGCTCGTCGCCACGGACGCGCGCAAGTCGCTCCGCGCGAAGACCGTGCACTGGAAGGTCAACGGCGGCCGGACCAAGACCGCCGGTGTCAAGGAGTGGAAGGGCGGCGAGCGCTACGGCGACGACGGCACCGACTACTACGCGGAGTACCGGGGCAAGGTGACCGGGACGAAGGCCGGCGACAGCGTCGAGGTCTGGTTCAGCGGCATCTCCGTACGACCGGGGCACCGCGGGCTCGTCACCAGCGAGCACTTCACCTACCGGGTGGCAGGTGACATCGGCGGCAAGGTGCTGATCCTCGCGACCGAGGACGTGACGGGTCTCAGCCCGGCGCAGACCGGCACGAGCGCCAAGTACGCCGCGACCATCGCCGCCTCCGTCAACGCCGCCGGTTACTCCACCGACATCTACGACTTCGACACGTCGGGCCGCAAGGCACCCCACCCGCTGGGCGTGCTCTCGCACTACAAGGCCATCGTCTGGGAGACCGGCGACGACATCATCCTGCGCAACCAGGGCCAGGTCGGCGGCACCACCGCGAAGGCGGCGCTCGACACCGAGCTCGCCGTCCGCGACTATCTCAACGAGGGCGGCAAGCTCCTCGCCACGGGCCAGTACAGCCAGTACGCGCCCAGTGCCAACGGTGCCTACTTCTACAACCCGTACGCGCCGCCGGAGTGCACCACCCCCAACGCGGCACCGTGCCTGGCGGTCTTCAACGACTTCCAGCAGTACTACCTCGGTGCCTATGTCTACGTCGACGACGCGGGCACGCTCGACGACGGGAGCATCTACCCGGTCGGCGGCAAGACCGGTGCCTTCACCGGCTTCAACGGCACGCTCAACGGTGCGGGCTCGGCCGGCAACCAGGGCCACTCGGCGTCCTTCCTGACGACCTCGAGCTTCCTGGCGCCGTCGCAGTTCCCGCAGTTCCCGAGCGTTGCCGGGACGGGCTGGACCCGCCCGGGCGGTTCGCCGTTCGATCCGCACACGGGTGCCTACTACGTCTACAGCGGGCAGTCCGACGCGGCGTACAAGCGGCTGAGCAAGACGGTCGACCTCACCGCGTCCGCCACGGGCGAGCTGCGGTTCTGGTCGTCCTATGACGTGGAGGAGGACTGGGACTTCCTCGTCGTCGAGGCTCACGAGGTGGGCACCGACAACTGGACGACCCTGCCCGATGTCGGTGGCAACACGGTCACCGAGGCCGGCCAGAGCTGCGCCTCCGGCTGGTCGGACCTGCACCCGTTCATCACCCACTACCAGACGCCGGACTGCACGCCGACCGGCACGACCGGCACGTGGAACGCCCTCACCGGCTCCTCCGGCGGCTGGACCGAGCTCGCCTACGACCTGTCGGCATACGCCGGCAAGAAGGTCGAGGTCTCGATCTCCTACGTCTCCGACTGGAGCACACAGGGGCTCGGCGTCTTCATCGACGACGCGACGATCACCGCCGGTGGCACCACCTCGTTCGAGGCCGACCTCGGTGGCTGGACGGTGGCCGGTCCCCCGGCGGGCAGCGGCCCGACGGCGACCGACTTCAAGCGTACCCAGACCGCCTTCACCGAGGCGTCGACCGTGGTCACGCCCGACACGGTCTACACCGGCTTCGGCATCGAGGGCTTCAGCCCGGCGGAGCGCAACAGCTTCGTCAAGCGGTCGCTGAAGCACCTGCTCGGCTACTAA
- a CDS encoding aldehyde dehydrogenase family protein, with amino-acid sequence MTQLSSNRADVPGASSIEAGVLVSTNPATGAEVARFPVSSAADVTSAVARGRVAAAWWARLPWQERRSRLLRFRSLLARRIHELAAVMTEEGGKPSMDSVLEVMVTIDHIAWAAKHSHKVLGSRRVSGSLLQPEYSGRLEYQPYGVIGVIGPWNYPVFTPMGSIAYALAAGNAVVFKPSEYTPAVGQWFVNAFAEIVPEQPVLQIVHGMGDVGAALCRAGIDKLAFTGSTATGKKVMAACAESLTPVLVECGGKDAMIIDADADIEAAADAALWGAMTNAGQSCVGIERVYAHAKVYDLFLAKLVAKAEKLTVGTDPGSDIGPITMPGQRDIIKRHIDDALASGGRAVLGGPDSARGSFVKPTILVDVPETSAAVCEETFGPTITVAKVASMDEAITLANATAYGLAGSVFSKRNGARIARELRSGMVSINSTFAFAVLPSLPFGGVGQSGFGRIHGADGLREFARAKSTAKRRLPSLVPLITFDHTPRSVALGVRIVKLLHGRSR; translated from the coding sequence GTGACCCAACTCTCCAGTAACCGAGCAGACGTGCCCGGCGCGAGCAGCATCGAAGCCGGTGTGCTCGTCTCCACGAACCCGGCGACGGGGGCCGAGGTGGCCCGGTTCCCCGTGTCCTCCGCCGCCGACGTCACCAGCGCGGTGGCGCGTGGACGGGTCGCCGCGGCGTGGTGGGCCAGGCTGCCGTGGCAGGAGCGGCGCAGCCGGCTGCTGCGTTTCCGCAGCCTGCTGGCGCGACGCATCCATGAGCTCGCCGCGGTGATGACCGAGGAGGGCGGCAAGCCCTCGATGGACTCGGTGCTGGAGGTCATGGTCACCATCGACCACATCGCCTGGGCGGCGAAGCACTCCCACAAGGTGCTGGGATCCCGCCGGGTCAGCGGGTCGTTGTTGCAGCCGGAGTATTCGGGGCGGCTCGAATACCAGCCCTACGGCGTGATCGGCGTCATCGGACCGTGGAACTACCCGGTCTTCACGCCGATGGGATCCATCGCTTACGCCCTCGCCGCCGGGAACGCGGTCGTCTTCAAGCCGAGCGAATACACCCCGGCCGTCGGGCAGTGGTTCGTCAACGCCTTCGCGGAGATCGTGCCGGAGCAGCCAGTCCTGCAGATCGTGCACGGCATGGGCGATGTCGGCGCCGCGCTCTGCCGCGCCGGGATCGACAAGCTCGCCTTCACCGGCTCCACCGCGACCGGCAAGAAGGTCATGGCGGCCTGCGCCGAGAGCCTCACGCCGGTGCTGGTCGAGTGCGGCGGCAAGGACGCGATGATCATCGACGCGGACGCCGACATCGAGGCGGCCGCCGACGCCGCGCTCTGGGGCGCGATGACCAACGCCGGGCAGTCCTGCGTCGGCATCGAGCGCGTCTACGCCCACGCCAAGGTCTACGACCTGTTCCTGGCGAAGCTCGTCGCCAAGGCGGAGAAGCTGACGGTCGGCACCGACCCGGGCAGCGACATCGGCCCCATCACGATGCCCGGCCAGCGCGACATCATCAAGCGCCACATCGACGACGCCCTCGCCAGCGGCGGCCGGGCCGTCCTCGGTGGACCGGACTCGGCCCGGGGCTCGTTCGTCAAGCCGACGATCCTCGTCGACGTGCCGGAGACCTCCGCCGCGGTCTGCGAGGAGACCTTCGGCCCGACGATCACCGTCGCCAAGGTGGCGAGCATGGACGAGGCGATCACGCTCGCCAACGCCACCGCCTACGGTCTCGCGGGCAGCGTCTTCAGCAAGCGGAACGGCGCGCGGATCGCTCGGGAGCTGCGCTCGGGCATGGTCTCGATCAACTCCACCTTCGCCTTCGCGGTGCTGCCGTCGCTGCCCTTCGGCGGTGTCGGGCAGTCCGGCTTCGGCCGGATCCACGGTGCGGACGGGCTCCGCGAGTTCGCCCGGGCGAAATCCACCGCGAAACGCCGACTGCCGAGTCTCGTTCCGCTCATCACTTTCGACCACACACCACGTAGCGTTGCCCTTGGCGTACGCATAGTAAAGCTCTTGCACGGCCGTTCACGTTGA
- a CDS encoding PQQ-dependent sugar dehydrogenase yields the protein MAILGLGVLCPLQTATADAAPEQPRFQEQIVFQGLTKPTNFEFAPAAGDSRIFVTEKAGLVKEFDNLADATPTIVADLRSDTHDQWDRGMTGLAIAPNFPADPYIYVAYTYGVPLGGGPVRDDLCTGLTPSAGKCTVSARLSRLKINPATNVMVGAQEVLINDWCTQFPSHSIGDLKFGPDGYLYVSAGEGGSFTGSDWGQLTPGGPVNPCGDPVNEGGSLRSQDMMTPGDPTTLDGAVLRLNPVPGAPAAPGNPVTTGDANAKRIIAYGFRNPYHFTFRPGTSELWVGDVGYATWEEINRIPDPTASPGNFGWPCYEGNDVNYGFANADLGICRTLYDVGNPLRPYYTYNHNQDIDGSDAKCRVGGDSISGLAFAPKTGGSYPVQYKGALFFADYARSCIFAMLPDTAGGLPSPGNVELFTTGIFATDLNFGPDGELYIADYFGGAIRRYRYFEHNAPPEAVLNASITSGGAPLVVDFDATRSTDIDPADAGGLKYAWDFDSNGTVDATTPTARYTYTATGNYTAKLTVTDTLQVTDAETVAIHVGNDLPTAYIDSPAPGFTWAVGQPITFTGHAVDQGVVGNLPGTSLSWELNLEHCVTIEECHTHTLVHSRADGEAEEGTWPRAASVTLEAAPDHAYPSYLEIVLDAVDASGNHSIVKRRLFPKTVTMTFVSSRSGIPLTVAGVTQVAPFMRTFIQGSQLTVSAPGSYTYITSRRLLELTFVRWSNGMERTSVITAPATAMKSYVATYSSTQGRRTTAWSPGSAVQPGLRGRIPARLGIN from the coding sequence GTGGCGATTCTGGGGCTCGGAGTGCTGTGCCCGCTGCAGACCGCGACCGCGGACGCCGCACCGGAGCAGCCGCGCTTTCAGGAGCAGATCGTCTTCCAGGGTCTCACCAAGCCGACGAACTTCGAGTTCGCGCCGGCCGCCGGTGACTCCCGGATCTTCGTCACGGAGAAGGCCGGACTCGTCAAGGAGTTCGACAACCTCGCCGATGCGACGCCGACGATCGTCGCCGACCTGCGGTCCGACACACACGACCAGTGGGACCGTGGAATGACCGGCCTCGCGATAGCGCCGAACTTCCCGGCCGACCCCTACATCTATGTGGCCTATACCTACGGCGTGCCGCTCGGCGGCGGCCCGGTCCGTGACGACCTCTGTACCGGTCTCACCCCGTCGGCCGGCAAGTGCACCGTGAGCGCGCGGCTTTCCCGCCTGAAGATCAACCCGGCGACGAACGTGATGGTCGGCGCGCAGGAAGTGCTGATCAACGACTGGTGCACCCAGTTCCCCAGCCACTCCATCGGCGACCTGAAGTTCGGGCCGGACGGCTACCTCTACGTCTCCGCGGGCGAGGGCGGCAGCTTCACCGGCAGCGACTGGGGCCAGCTCACCCCCGGCGGCCCGGTCAACCCGTGTGGCGACCCGGTCAACGAGGGCGGCTCGCTGCGGTCGCAGGACATGATGACCCCCGGTGACCCGACGACGCTCGACGGAGCGGTGCTCCGGCTCAACCCGGTGCCCGGTGCACCGGCAGCGCCGGGCAACCCGGTCACCACCGGTGACGCCAATGCCAAGCGCATCATCGCGTATGGGTTCCGCAACCCCTACCACTTCACCTTCCGTCCCGGCACCAGCGAACTCTGGGTGGGCGATGTCGGCTACGCCACGTGGGAGGAGATCAACCGGATTCCCGATCCGACCGCCTCGCCCGGCAACTTCGGCTGGCCGTGCTACGAGGGCAACGACGTCAACTACGGCTTCGCCAACGCCGACCTGGGCATCTGCCGGACGCTCTATGACGTGGGCAACCCGCTGCGGCCCTACTACACCTACAACCACAATCAGGACATCGACGGGTCTGACGCGAAGTGCCGCGTCGGTGGTGACTCGATCTCCGGTCTCGCCTTCGCGCCGAAGACCGGCGGCAGCTACCCCGTCCAGTACAAGGGCGCGCTCTTCTTCGCCGACTATGCGCGGAGCTGCATCTTCGCCATGCTGCCGGACACGGCCGGGGGTCTGCCGTCCCCGGGCAACGTCGAGCTCTTCACCACCGGCATCTTCGCGACCGACCTCAATTTCGGTCCGGACGGCGAGCTGTACATCGCCGACTACTTCGGCGGGGCGATCCGCCGCTACCGCTACTTCGAGCACAACGCGCCGCCGGAGGCCGTGCTCAACGCCTCCATCACCAGCGGCGGTGCGCCGCTCGTCGTCGACTTCGACGCCACTCGGTCCACCGACATCGATCCGGCCGACGCGGGCGGCCTGAAGTACGCCTGGGACTTTGACAGCAACGGCACCGTTGACGCCACCACGCCGACCGCGCGTTACACCTACACGGCGACCGGGAACTACACGGCGAAGCTGACGGTGACCGACACGCTCCAGGTGACCGACGCGGAGACCGTCGCGATCCATGTCGGCAACGATCTGCCCACGGCCTACATCGACAGTCCAGCGCCCGGATTCACCTGGGCGGTGGGACAGCCGATCACCTTCACCGGTCACGCCGTCGATCAGGGCGTCGTCGGGAACCTGCCGGGAACGTCGCTGTCCTGGGAGCTCAACCTGGAGCACTGCGTGACGATCGAGGAGTGCCATACGCACACGCTCGTCCACAGCCGTGCCGACGGCGAGGCGGAGGAGGGGACCTGGCCGCGTGCCGCCAGCGTCACGCTGGAGGCGGCACCCGATCATGCCTACCCGTCCTATCTGGAGATAGTCCTGGACGCGGTGGACGCATCCGGCAACCACAGCATCGTCAAGCGGCGCCTGTTCCCGAAGACCGTCACGATGACCTTCGTCAGCTCGCGATCCGGCATACCGCTCACGGTCGCGGGGGTGACCCAGGTCGCGCCGTTCATGCGTACCTTCATCCAGGGTTCCCAGCTCACGGTCAGCGCGCCCGGTTCGTATACCTACATCACCTCGCGGCGCCTGCTCGAACTGACCTTCGTGCGGTGGTCCAACGGCATGGAGCGGACGTCGGTCATCACCGCACCGGCAACGGCGATGAAGTCCTATGTGGCCACATACAGCTCCACCCAGGGGCGGCGGACGACGGCATGGAGTCCGGGCTCCGCAGTGCAGCCGGGGCTGCGTGGCCGGATCCCCGCCAGGCTGGGCATCAACTAA